The region CCATCTTAACTCTCaccatcgtctaaaattgtcaatgcggtttcttcagACCTTTTCTCAATTAAACCTgaaaaatacttaatctttattaaacacttttgtcaataaagatggaaatggaacatggtgtataccgtgcactcctgagactaggattcaagatggatatctcgctcatccaagttctcgccattactcaaaatacatccaaccaatcaaactctttttcgccgccgtgtgactaatcaaagaacctttttcataaatgaaagatatattgtcttaaggtgatgcaaaataatgtttcggccacgattgttgagtcgagataagtgacgcttttccgaatgtagatttataaatccgttcgatgtgtggtatgcgtccactcctcatctggtttgggtaaaacaatgtttttgtcgattaatacagtatagctttctctaaaatcgaccaacaaacaaacatttttctacccaaaactacgtaagccttgatttctcttttgagatacgtaggagcaggatttgtaaatcttgtcaggcccactaataaaaaaacttaggtttagtccttcgtcaaaaatccaaaaacatttcttctcttttctattctttctctcccttattataacttgagaagactaacataagctaacattcaaaacgaaactaactaaacggttcctgttgaatacaacggacgtgaggggtgctaataccttccccttgcgtaaccgactcccgaaccctgatttggttgcgacgaccataatcattgtcgttctttcttgggttttatcgatatttcccctttcctttttaggaataaataaagttcggtggcgactctgttcagtccatcattgcgagcgtgcgattgcgtttcactttaaagtcgtatccccatttttcgaggtgcgacagatggcgactctgctggggacaggAACATCCCTATGTGAGTCAACCCTAGTTCAGTTAAGTTTTCGTATGTGTGTTagctttgtttgtttatttttcttcctttgTTATATGCTTTCTCTGTTTTATCGCATTTTTATATCTGTATATATATCTATGTGTGGGTGTTGGGATTTTGATATCATGAATAAAGCTATACACCCGAGCtttggaaaaagaagagagaacacataagttagaattggaagttgtgtagtgttagtccccaagggccactccttgcgtgcctagcatgaagactcccctagagtagacctgtttgtagatctcgttataagactgctagcctgttgcatgacgttgattcatgaagggtccatgactctaggagcCCCTCTTAGAACCAGTTCCTACTTTGGTGGTTGCGTAATGTTGGACTCCAAGGGCCTCTCCTTGTTGCACCCAATATGAAAACCCCGCTCATAAGAGACCTTTCGTCACTCTTGTCATAAAGCGGCTAGCCTGTTGCATGATGTTGATACGAttatggtccatgactctgggaaccttatCAAAAACGTAGAAGCTATCCTGTGAGTGGGTCTATGGGTAACCAACTTAAAACTATCTATTAAGAAGCCTACCAAATAGGGTGTTTTGAGTTACCTTATCCCAAAACCAAATACCATGcattcatgatcatttgcataacatcatGACACTCATACAAAATTTTGTTTTTAGGGAATCTTTGAACACGCAGTTGCTAAGCACAAAAAGTTTGTAATGGGTTCAGAAAGAAGGAAAGCATTACCATTCAAAGCCAAAATGCCAGATACTGCCAACATATCAAGACTTCTGAATGAACTTCCCGCCTGCTTCAGGGTTACTTTGCAAGGAAAGTTTGGCCACATTTTGGATCTTCTCTCAGTGGATGTTCAAACACCAGCCATCACTGCTTtagctcagttctatgatcctccgCTTCGAAGTTTCTTGTTCCAAGACTTTCAGTTGACTCCAACCTTGGAGGAATTCGACCGGCTCTTGGGATTCTCTATGAAAGGAAGGACACTGTATAATAGGATTGGTCAGGTACCCGAGGTAGAGATGCTAGCCCTTGCACTCCACATCCCCATATCTGATGCATTGGCTAATTGGAAGAAAAGGGAGAATCTCTTTGGTTTTTGGAGGGCTTACCTAGAAGAAGAAGCAGAAAGGTTGTTTGAGATACATCAATGGGATGCATTGGCAAATATGCTAGCTCTTCTCATATATGGGCTAGTATTGTTCCCAACCCACGAAGGTTTTATAGATTCAGCTGCCATAAGTATCTTTTGGGCCGTTTGGAAGGATAAACAAAGTTTGGTTCCTCCGCAACTAGCTGACACTTTCCATACTTTGCATACTCGACATCAAAGGAAGAATGGAATGCTGATATGTTGCCTTCCATTGCTCTATAATTGGCTTATCTCATATGTGTTTAAGCCTGATGCTCACATCAGTGAGATGTCCAGTGGGGAGTGGGCAAGAACTCTGGTGTCTTTGACTAGTAAGGATATCATTTGGTACTGACACAAGTTGAATGTTGAAGAAATCATTATCAGTTGTGGATATAActtttatttgaaaattaaaatcaattaaagtttgaatcattagtaaaaaaacaattaagattaaattgaaatttgaaattagacttaatttaaaattaaaatcaaattgaaaattaaaaagtcaaataactTTAATTAGAATCCATTTTGTAATTAAAAGCACCATAATCGAAGAGGCCTAGATAATGACCAACGTTTATCAAAATCGAGacaatatggatttgggaatggacggttgactttggtcaactaatTGACCATAAAGTCAACGATTGACCTCAGACGTGAATTAGGGTTTAtattaaaatgaatgcatgatgcatagTGGATGAATGTAGATGGATCtaaaatcggggtatgacaacaccccctagcattggggggtttagctactcatattgttcaaaacaaattcaagataaaaatacacattacaagtaattggatgacgtggatcttcaatcgcttccgctcatgaaaaccttccgctCTTTGAATTCCTTGATCTATGTAATCGTTGATTGTCTAACAATATTGTGTTCGCCTCGTTCCCAGATGATCTTTTCTCTTTTAGAAACTCTCCTAATATACGGAAAATCCCTTGACAaaaggtggaaatctccaaaacatCCCTGCAACTCAAGCCTAGTGAAAAAGCTCGAAAACTGGAAAATTAGCGTTTTAGGCTGACACGGTCGTGCCAGGCTGAATTGGGCGGCCAT is a window of Lathyrus oleraceus cultivar Zhongwan6 chromosome 6, CAAS_Psat_ZW6_1.0, whole genome shotgun sequence DNA encoding:
- the LOC127094793 gene encoding uncharacterized protein LOC127094793; translated protein: MGSERRKALPFKAKMPDTANISRLLNELPACFRVTLQGKFGHILDLLSVDVQTPAITALAQFYDPPLRSFLFQDFQLTPTLEEFDRLLGFSMKGRTLYNRIGQVPEVEMLALALHIPISDALANWKKRENLFGFWRAYLEEEAERLFEIHQWDALANMLALLIYGLVLFPTHEGFIDSAAISIFWAVWKDKQSLVPPQLADTFHTLHTRHQRKNGMLICCLPLLYNWLISYVFKPDAHISEMSSGEWARTLVSLTSKDIIWY